Below is a genomic region from Thermoplasmata archaeon.
GCCTCGATGTCGCGGGAATGGGAACCACGACGTTCACCATTCAGGGATTCGCGGCAGGCTACGTCTACAACGTCTCGGTGCGAGAGCTCAGCACGGGCGTGTACCGCAACGGCACCCTGTCCACGGACGGGAGCGGGTTCGCTCAGTTCTCCGTGGACTTCGGCGCGACGATGGCCACGTACTCCGTTACCCTGTGGGGGAGCTTCCCCGCGCCGCCCGGGGATACGACGCCTCCGGCCCAGGTCACGGACGTTCGGGCCTCGGTCACTGGTCCGAGCTACGCAGTCCTCCAGTGGACGGCGCCCGGGAACAATGGGACCGTCGGGCGGGCGAGCCAGTACGACCTGCGGTACAGCACGTCGGGACCCCTCACGAATGCGACCCTCGACCAGGGCACGAAGGTCGCCACGCCGGCGCCCGGGGTGTCCGGGTCCGAGGAGACGCTGAACGTGACCGGCCTTCAGCCCGACACCACCTATTGGTTCGCCCTGCGGACGGCGGACAACGTGCCCAACTGGTCACCCATCTCGAACAACCTCAAGATCGTGACGTCGCCATCGACTCGGCCCACGGTGCAATCGGCAGGGCTGGACCTCACCGCGGGGGCCATCGACCTCCTGTTCTCGTCACCCATGAACCGTTCGTCCGTGGAAGGCGCCATCCGGATTTCGAACGCGATTTCCTACCACGCCGTCTGGGTGGACGATCGTCATCTCCGGATCGTTCTCGATGAACCGCTCGGACCGGGCCTGCAGTACACGCTCACGGTCGCCGCCAATGCCACGGACCGGAATGGACTCGCGTTGGGCACCCCGTTCACGTACACGTTCACGGGCGCCCAGGCTGGGCGGTCGACGAACCCCGCGTGGGATCCGTGGGTTGGCCTCGCCATCGCCCTAGGACTGTCCGCGATCCTCGTCCTCTTCGTCATCTTCCGCGATCGCGCAATCGCGGGCCTGGGCAAGGGAATCCATCGGATGGTCCGCACGGTCCGGCGTCCGCCAAAGAAGCCCCCTCGTCCCCCGGATGACTCGGGTACGGACCCGCGCCGCGACTAAGGTTTCCTCCACGCCTGCCGGGACCATGGGCATCCGGACGCGCGCTATGCTGCTGTCCTCCAGGGAGCGGCAGAAGGCCTTTAACGAGATGACCGGATGCAGGGGTTCGCGCGGGGTGAACGGGGCACGCGACGGGAAGCAGGGATTGAT
It encodes:
- a CDS encoding Ig-like domain-containing protein, giving the protein VFRSNTFDNYASGLEFQTGGVTVTGNAFTNLTEAGVWICPNNPACAGSSANTSNNVWYNNTFTFISGGYLTHMSLSNAFYNTFLGHGASQWTDGTNTYPVYGDWLFFANGPIQELAFADRPDGHRTLSLTTGGRTYGDQESLAGVTDSAALTVDGTLDYRGSVYGNTVLGALNPRGTTSLDVAGMGTTTFTIQGFAAGYVYNVSVRELSTGVYRNGTLSTDGSGFAQFSVDFGATMATYSVTLWGSFPAPPGDTTPPAQVTDVRASVTGPSYAVLQWTAPGNNGTVGRASQYDLRYSTSGPLTNATLDQGTKVATPAPGVSGSEETLNVTGLQPDTTYWFALRTADNVPNWSPISNNLKIVTSPSTRPTVQSAGLDLTAGAIDLLFSSPMNRSSVEGAIRISNAISYHAVWVDDRHLRIVLDEPLGPGLQYTLTVAANATDRNGLALGTPFTYTFTGAQAGRSTNPAWDPWVGLAIALGLSAILVLFVIFRDRAIAGLGKGIHRMVRTVRRPPKKPPRPPDDSGTDPRRD